A region of Ammoniphilus oxalaticus DNA encodes the following proteins:
- the tatC gene encoding twin-arginine translocase subunit TatC, whose product MSAVARDEQQQPLTEHLGELRKRIIYSLVYFAAAVIIGFVFAGRVVDELKRTAVAQQIELHVFAMPDALAVYMKVALALGVILSVPFILYQVWAFAKPGLREREQKIALRFIPAATVLFVIGLGFAYFILFPMITRFMLVMTKTLQVQEMIGLTQYFNFMFSIVFPFGVLFELPVIVVFLTKIRALNPVRLAKMRKLAYFTLIVTAVILTPPEIISDILVAGPLLLLYELSIILSKRVYKKQQREDEKNHLDQSE is encoded by the coding sequence ATGAGTGCTGTGGCAAGGGATGAACAACAGCAGCCGTTAACTGAACATCTTGGCGAATTGAGGAAAAGAATCATTTACAGCCTGGTTTATTTTGCTGCGGCCGTTATTATCGGCTTCGTGTTTGCGGGACGGGTTGTCGATGAATTAAAAAGGACGGCTGTCGCCCAGCAAATTGAATTGCACGTGTTTGCTATGCCTGACGCGCTTGCTGTTTATATGAAAGTCGCTCTCGCCCTCGGTGTTATTTTATCGGTTCCATTTATCCTTTATCAAGTATGGGCATTTGCAAAACCCGGTTTGCGGGAAAGAGAGCAAAAAATCGCTCTGCGGTTTATTCCCGCGGCAACCGTCTTATTTGTAATCGGGCTCGGTTTTGCCTACTTTATTTTATTTCCAATGATTACGCGGTTTATGTTGGTCATGACGAAAACATTGCAAGTTCAAGAAATGATCGGGCTGACGCAATACTTTAATTTTATGTTTTCGATCGTGTTCCCTTTTGGCGTTTTGTTTGAATTGCCTGTGATTGTTGTCTTTCTGACAAAAATCAGGGCGCTCAATCCGGTGCGACTAGCCAAGATGCGCAAGCTCGCATACTTTACGCTGATTGTGACCGCGGTCATCCTTACCCCGCCAGAAATTATTTCCGATATATTGGTGGCGGGACCACTATTGTTGTTATATGAATTGAGCATTATACTATCGAAGAGAGTCTATAAGAAACAGCAGCGTGAAGATGAGAAAAATCATCTGGATCAGTCAGAATAA
- a CDS encoding Crp/Fnr family transcriptional regulator — MEPLADKTFFQLIPDEFKREIDSIAADTYYAQESILYLDGDQAKHLYFIRTGSVKISKTTLEGKELTLYICKPGELIGELALFQSDLTYTTTAMLLEAGTIGVIERIALEELLSNNGRFAVEFMKWMGIAYRRNQSKFRDLVLLGKQGALYSTLIRMTNTYGIPVDNGVQIDLALTNKDLASFIGATRESVNRMLNELRKNKVIDIDNGFITIYNITFLKQFLECDGCPEDICHI, encoded by the coding sequence TTGGAACCCTTAGCAGACAAAACCTTCTTCCAATTGATCCCTGATGAGTTTAAACGAGAGATTGACTCCATCGCGGCGGATACATACTACGCCCAAGAAAGCATACTCTATCTGGATGGGGATCAGGCAAAACACCTCTATTTTATCCGAACCGGAAGTGTCAAGATCAGCAAAACAACCTTGGAAGGAAAAGAACTCACCCTATATATTTGCAAGCCGGGAGAATTGATCGGCGAGCTTGCCTTGTTTCAATCCGACCTCACCTACACAACCACAGCTATGCTGCTTGAAGCTGGGACCATTGGCGTGATCGAACGAATTGCGCTCGAGGAGTTACTTTCCAACAATGGACGATTTGCCGTCGAATTTATGAAATGGATGGGGATCGCTTATCGTAGAAACCAATCCAAATTCCGAGATTTAGTACTGCTAGGAAAGCAAGGCGCGCTCTATTCCACATTGATTCGCATGACGAACACATACGGGATTCCTGTTGATAACGGTGTTCAAATCGACCTTGCCTTAACCAATAAAGATCTAGCTAGTTTTATCGGAGCGACACGCGAAAGTGTTAACCGCATGTTAAACGAGTTAAGAAAAAACAAAGTCATTGACATCGACAATGGATTTATTACTATCTATAATATCACATTTCTAAAACAGTTTTTAGAATGTGACGGTTGTCCCGAAGATATTTGTCACATCTGA
- a CDS encoding Mov34/MPN/PAD-1 family protein — protein MRLQVLILDKAYRQIQREVNRHPDAETGGIMVGLRAPDALIVTDVSGPGPDAIHQPFSIRFDEKYCERKARQLERRGKHLRYIGDWHSHPFSKLKPSKVDKQSFSFKAMNHYRTPTPLMIIAGPGPLIPLQAFILTNKIINVPPTLIDQATLRQYKTKAIST, from the coding sequence TTGAGATTGCAAGTTCTTATATTAGATAAAGCCTATCGCCAAATTCAACGTGAAGTGAATCGTCATCCTGATGCGGAAACAGGCGGGATCATGGTGGGCTTACGGGCGCCTGACGCGTTGATCGTCACTGACGTATCGGGTCCAGGCCCCGATGCGATTCATCAGCCGTTTTCAATTCGGTTTGATGAAAAATATTGCGAGCGGAAAGCGCGGCAATTGGAGCGTCGCGGAAAACACTTGCGCTATATCGGCGACTGGCACAGCCATCCTTTCTCGAAGTTAAAGCCGAGTAAAGTTGATAAGCAGTCTTTTAGCTTCAAAGCAATGAACCATTATCGCACGCCGACACCACTGATGATCATTGCAGGTCCAGGTCCATTGATTCCATTGCAGGCCTTTATTTTGACAAACAAGATCATCAATGTTCCTCCCACTTTAATCGACCAGGCGACGCTACGCCAATATAAAACGAAAGCCATCTCCACGTAA
- a CDS encoding TIGR01212 family radical SAM protein (This family includes YhcC from E. coli K-12, an uncharacterized radical SAM protein.): MDQQAQATPLLWGDKRYHTLNYHLRQKFGEKVFKVMLDAGFTCPNRDGSIATGGCTFCSARGSGDFAGFRRDDLKKQFRDVAQRMHKKWPKAKYIGFFQAYTNTYAPVEQLRACYETILEEDVVGLSIATRPDCLPDDVVAYLAELNQRTDLLLELGLQTIHESTAEVINRAHDYQTFVDGVEKLRAHDISVCAHIILGLPGETIEMMMETARAVAQLPVQGIKIHLLHLLKKTPLVRLWEEGGLEFLSQETYIQLVVDILEILPPEMVVHRLTGDGPRELLIGPMWSLRKWDVLNGIDKELKSRNSWQGRLWKPAVVTHS; encoded by the coding sequence ATGGATCAACAAGCGCAAGCAACGCCATTATTATGGGGCGATAAACGATACCATACATTGAATTATCATCTACGCCAAAAGTTTGGAGAGAAAGTGTTTAAGGTGATGTTAGACGCGGGGTTTACGTGTCCCAATCGGGATGGCTCTATAGCGACAGGAGGTTGTACTTTTTGCAGCGCAAGAGGATCGGGCGATTTCGCTGGTTTTCGCAGAGATGATCTCAAAAAGCAGTTTCGCGATGTCGCGCAACGAATGCACAAAAAGTGGCCAAAAGCGAAATATATCGGTTTCTTTCAGGCGTATACCAATACGTATGCCCCAGTTGAACAGTTGCGGGCCTGCTATGAGACGATTCTCGAAGAGGATGTGGTCGGTTTGTCGATCGCCACGAGACCCGACTGTCTGCCTGATGATGTTGTCGCATACTTGGCTGAATTGAATCAAAGGACGGACCTGTTGCTGGAACTCGGTTTGCAGACGATTCACGAATCGACGGCTGAGGTAATCAACAGGGCTCATGATTATCAAACGTTTGTGGATGGGGTTGAAAAACTAAGAGCGCATGATATTTCCGTGTGCGCCCATATTATTCTTGGTTTGCCCGGCGAGACAATAGAGATGATGATGGAAACAGCGAGAGCGGTTGCTCAATTGCCTGTACAAGGAATTAAAATTCACTTGTTGCACTTGTTGAAGAAGACGCCGCTTGTTCGTTTGTGGGAAGAAGGCGGTTTGGAATTTTTAAGCCAGGAGACGTACATTCAATTGGTAGTAGATATCTTGGAGATCTTACCGCCCGAAATGGTTGTTCACCGTTTAACGGGAGATGGCCCCCGCGAGCTGTTGATTGGGCCGATGTGGAGTTTGAGAAAGTGGGACGTGCTCAATGGCATTGACAAAGAGTTAAAGAGCAGGAATTCGTGGCAAGGAAGGTTGTGGAAACCTGCTGTCGTAACGCATAGTTAA
- a CDS encoding DUF1128 domain-containing protein: MNLEKPSKENIVYILNELQKKLTMANASVMNPDSFELNVYEDLLYLYQVVNRMDKVSISEMEAIVSELGSLRKK, encoded by the coding sequence ATGAATTTAGAAAAACCTAGCAAAGAAAACATCGTGTATATTTTAAATGAATTGCAAAAAAAGCTGACCATGGCCAATGCCTCTGTAATGAATCCAGACTCGTTCGAATTAAATGTTTACGAAGATTTGCTCTACCTTTACCAAGTAGTAAATCGGATGGACAAGGTCAGCATTAGTGAGATGGAAGCGATTGTGAGCGAATTAGGCAGCTTGCGCAAAAAGTAG
- a CDS encoding NAD(P)/FAD-dependent oxidoreductase: MKAEIVIIGGGPAGLMAAYAAGLEGCKVLLVDKGDKLGRKLAISGGGRCNVTNAGPIDLIIRNIPGNGKFLYSSLAQFSNQNIIQFFESLGIPLKEEDRGRMFPVSDKAKDVVQALLDKIAELGVTIKTNAPVKQIVYDDQRITGVQLATGETIETNCVIVAVGGKSVPYTGSTGDGYRWAEKAGHTITDLFPTEVPITSSEPFIRDKTLQGLSLRDVRLAVMDPKRNRQVIEHDGDLIFTHFGISGPIALRCSQFVVKTLKKGHKAALMTIDLFPTKTKEAVIADIKQRAEQEAKRAIKNVLRGYLPERLIPLLLTKANLDEDTTSAHLPRVPLDNLAELIKRFPLEVDGTLSIEEAFVTGGGISLKEVDPKTMQSRLMPGLFFCGEVLDIHGYTGGFNITAAFTTGYSAGRSSAAHCQSI, encoded by the coding sequence ATGAAGGCAGAGATCGTGATCATTGGCGGGGGGCCTGCTGGTCTAATGGCCGCTTACGCGGCGGGATTGGAAGGTTGCAAAGTGTTGCTCGTGGATAAAGGGGACAAGCTTGGACGAAAACTGGCTATCTCGGGCGGGGGACGTTGCAATGTAACGAATGCGGGTCCAATCGACTTGATCATTCGCAACATTCCAGGTAATGGTAAGTTTCTCTACAGCTCCCTTGCCCAATTTAGCAACCAAAACATCATTCAGTTCTTTGAAAGTCTCGGCATTCCGCTGAAAGAAGAAGACCGCGGTCGCATGTTCCCGGTTAGTGACAAAGCGAAAGACGTTGTGCAGGCATTGCTCGACAAAATCGCCGAATTGGGCGTGACCATCAAAACAAACGCGCCAGTCAAACAAATTGTGTACGATGATCAACGCATTACAGGCGTCCAACTCGCCACAGGTGAAACGATCGAAACGAACTGTGTCATCGTCGCTGTCGGTGGAAAATCTGTGCCTTATACCGGATCGACGGGAGACGGATATCGTTGGGCTGAAAAGGCCGGGCACACGATTACCGATTTATTTCCGACTGAGGTCCCGATCACATCCAGCGAACCGTTCATTCGCGACAAAACGCTGCAAGGGTTATCATTGCGCGATGTTCGACTCGCGGTAATGGATCCAAAGAGGAATCGACAGGTAATCGAGCATGATGGCGATCTTATCTTTACCCATTTTGGCATCTCAGGCCCCATCGCTTTGCGCTGCAGTCAATTTGTCGTTAAGACACTGAAAAAGGGACACAAAGCAGCGTTGATGACGATTGATCTTTTCCCAACTAAAACAAAGGAAGCCGTTATTGCGGATATTAAACAGCGAGCGGAACAAGAAGCAAAGCGAGCAATCAAAAATGTGTTAAGAGGCTATTTGCCGGAAAGATTGATTCCGTTGTTATTAACGAAGGCGAACTTGGATGAGGATACGACCTCGGCGCATTTACCGCGTGTTCCTTTAGATAATTTAGCTGAACTAATCAAACGTTTTCCACTCGAAGTCGATGGAACTTTATCGATCGAAGAAGCTTTTGTAACAGGCGGCGGCATTTCATTGAAAGAAGTTGATCCGAAGACGATGCAATCGCGCCTCATGCCTGGACTGTTCTTCTGCGGCGAAGTGCTTGACATCCACGGTTATACGGGAGGGTTTAACATTACCGCCGCCTTTACGACGGGATACAGCGCCGGCAGGTCTTCCGCAGCCCACTGTCAAAGCATATGA
- the typA gene encoding translational GTPase TypA, translating to MRREDIRNIAIIAHVDHGKTTLVDKLLQQSGIFRSHEHVEDRVMDSSDLERERGITILAKNTAVTYKDHTINILDTPGHADFGGEVERILNMVDGVLLVVDAFEGCMPQTRFVLKKALEQNLTPILVINKIDRENARPEQVVNDVYDLFIDLDATEEQIEFPVIYASAMNGTASVESSRQDENMECLYDAIIAHIPAPEADPAGPLQMQAAILDYNDYLGRIGIGRVHRGIIKRGQMVAHMKRDGSIKQVRIAKLFGFAGLKRVEIEQAKAGDLVAVPGLDEINVGETIADLDHPEALPLLKIDEPTLKMTFSVNNGPFAGKEGKHVTSRKLRDRLFQELETDVSLRVDESSADSFVVSGRGELHLSILIETMRREGYEFLVSKPEVIVREIDGKKMEPSERVLIDVPEEHTGAIMESLGARKAEMVNMVNNGFGSVRLEFIIPSRGLIGYQTEFMSLTKGYGILNHSFDSYLPLIQGDVGGRRSGVLVSHETGSATTYGLMSVEDRGIMFVHPSAAVYEGMIVGEHNRDNDLVVNVCKEKHATNVRSANKDETVKLKTPRDLSLEEALQYLNDDEYCEVTPKSIRLRKRYLKKNERERAQKDAKHSVHS from the coding sequence TTGAGAAGAGAAGACATTCGTAATATTGCGATCATTGCCCACGTTGATCACGGAAAAACAACGCTGGTTGATAAATTGTTGCAACAATCTGGGATTTTCCGCTCACACGAACATGTAGAAGATCGGGTGATGGATTCCAGTGATTTGGAAAGAGAACGCGGCATTACCATTCTTGCTAAAAACACGGCAGTAACCTATAAAGATCATACGATCAACATCCTCGATACCCCTGGACACGCCGACTTTGGCGGTGAGGTTGAACGGATTTTGAATATGGTTGATGGTGTGCTGCTTGTTGTTGACGCGTTTGAAGGCTGTATGCCGCAAACACGCTTTGTTTTGAAAAAAGCGTTGGAGCAAAATTTAACGCCGATTCTCGTCATTAATAAAATTGATCGTGAAAACGCGAGACCTGAGCAAGTCGTCAATGATGTGTATGATCTATTTATCGATTTGGACGCAACGGAAGAACAGATTGAATTCCCGGTTATATACGCGTCCGCGATGAATGGAACAGCAAGCGTTGAATCTTCGCGCCAAGACGAAAATATGGAATGTCTATATGATGCGATCATCGCGCACATCCCCGCTCCTGAAGCAGATCCTGCAGGACCTTTGCAAATGCAGGCCGCCATTTTGGACTACAATGATTACCTCGGTAGAATCGGAATCGGACGAGTGCATCGCGGGATCATAAAAAGAGGCCAGATGGTTGCCCATATGAAACGGGACGGATCGATCAAACAGGTAAGAATCGCTAAATTATTCGGATTCGCTGGGTTGAAACGAGTTGAGATCGAGCAAGCCAAGGCGGGCGATCTTGTTGCCGTACCTGGTTTAGATGAAATTAATGTCGGTGAAACAATCGCGGATCTCGATCACCCAGAAGCTCTTCCTTTATTAAAGATCGATGAGCCTACTTTAAAAATGACCTTTTCGGTCAACAATGGACCCTTTGCCGGCAAAGAAGGCAAGCACGTCACCTCAAGAAAACTGCGCGACCGTCTGTTTCAAGAGTTGGAAACGGATGTTAGCTTAAGGGTAGATGAATCAAGCGCAGATTCCTTCGTCGTTTCGGGGCGGGGGGAATTGCATCTGTCAATCCTTATTGAAACGATGAGACGAGAAGGTTATGAATTTCTTGTTTCCAAACCGGAAGTCATCGTTCGCGAGATTGACGGGAAAAAGATGGAGCCAAGCGAGCGCGTTTTGATCGATGTTCCTGAAGAACATACGGGAGCGATCATGGAATCATTAGGCGCCCGAAAGGCTGAAATGGTTAATATGGTGAACAACGGGTTCGGTTCGGTGCGTCTTGAATTTATTATTCCTTCGCGCGGACTGATCGGTTATCAAACGGAGTTTATGAGCTTGACAAAAGGATACGGCATATTAAATCATTCCTTTGATAGCTATCTTCCGCTGATCCAAGGCGATGTGGGCGGTCGGCGTTCCGGGGTGTTAGTCTCACATGAAACTGGCTCAGCAACGACGTATGGCTTAATGTCTGTCGAAGATCGCGGGATCATGTTTGTGCATCCAAGCGCCGCAGTGTATGAAGGAATGATTGTTGGCGAGCACAACCGCGACAATGATCTAGTCGTCAATGTGTGCAAAGAAAAGCACGCGACAAACGTGCGCAGCGCCAACAAAGATGAAACCGTTAAATTGAAAACACCGCGCGATTTATCGCTTGAAGAAGCATTACAGTATTTAAACGATGACGAATATTGCGAAGTGACACCGAAATCGATTCGTTTACGCAAAAGATATCTTAAGAAAAATGAACGTGAACGGGCGCAAAAAGATGCAAAGCATAGTGTCCACTCCTAA
- a CDS encoding LCP family protein, with protein MLEKALKTTGALSNVEVIGSMQIQPNRKMKYNNKKLKKKRILLGTILMFFVFCAVAAGAAWWKLEDTLKKVASDTELNLTQNEEPVAYNKEPISLVIIGTDERADLGMANTDVIIVAALNPQTKHVTMMPIPRDTGVKIPGYNGYHKINSVYARGEIARRAAERNKKPVTETGTTLLKKTIEEALGIPINYYVMTDFEGFEKVVDELGGVEIEVDKSMKYDDPTDGTHINLQAGLQRLDGDQALGFVRHRKDNRGPKYYSTDFDRGVRQQTVIKSLVDKMKSFTGIASFFNVLDVAGDHIRTDLSKEQIKGLIMDFKSIGSDNIAGLETGGYWDVASSHTIIPKENLEQIQLAFQEEMGIERKTFRSTIRVEAPGSQRQANVTPKSNTTQKAAEAAPKQQASEVKKQTTEKPKSSENEVDKKNSSSSGKKPSDSVDFEADDAAAKPSKTPPRSDSESPRTPAPTPNEDPAGMLQPPVNSAPVGSETSPALD; from the coding sequence ATGCTGGAGAAGGCGCTCAAAACAACGGGCGCGCTCAGTAATGTGGAGGTAATAGGATCGATGCAAATACAACCGAATCGTAAGATGAAATATAACAATAAAAAACTGAAAAAGAAAAGAATCTTACTTGGGACAATCTTAATGTTTTTTGTTTTTTGCGCGGTTGCCGCTGGCGCTGCATGGTGGAAGTTGGAAGATACACTAAAGAAAGTGGCCAGCGATACCGAACTTAATTTGACTCAAAACGAGGAACCTGTCGCTTATAATAAAGAACCGATCTCGCTCGTGATTATCGGGACGGATGAACGGGCCGATCTCGGCATGGCAAATACAGACGTGATTATTGTCGCCGCATTAAACCCACAGACTAAACATGTGACGATGATGCCGATCCCGCGCGATACGGGTGTTAAAATTCCTGGATATAATGGTTATCATAAAATAAATTCCGTTTACGCCCGCGGTGAAATTGCGCGGCGCGCCGCAGAAAGAAATAAAAAGCCAGTGACAGAAACAGGCACAACGCTTTTAAAGAAAACGATTGAAGAGGCGCTAGGCATTCCGATTAATTATTATGTGATGACCGATTTCGAAGGATTTGAAAAAGTCGTGGATGAGTTAGGCGGAGTGGAGATCGAGGTTGATAAAAGTATGAAATATGATGATCCGACCGATGGGACCCATATTAACTTGCAAGCGGGTCTGCAACGATTAGACGGGGATCAGGCGCTCGGATTTGTGCGTCATCGTAAGGACAACCGCGGGCCTAAATATTACTCCACCGATTTCGATCGCGGCGTAAGACAACAAACCGTGATCAAATCGCTCGTTGATAAAATGAAGTCGTTTACTGGAATCGCTAGTTTCTTCAATGTGCTAGATGTAGCTGGCGACCACATTCGAACAGACTTATCTAAGGAACAAATTAAAGGTTTAATTATGGATTTTAAATCGATTGGTTCCGACAATATTGCCGGGCTAGAAACCGGCGGGTATTGGGATGTCGCTTCATCGCATACGATCATCCCGAAGGAAAATTTAGAACAAATTCAACTTGCTTTTCAAGAGGAAATGGGAATTGAGCGTAAGACGTTTCGATCGACGATTCGAGTAGAAGCGCCAGGCTCGCAAAGACAAGCTAATGTGACTCCTAAATCGAACACAACACAGAAAGCGGCGGAAGCCGCTCCAAAACAACAAGCTTCTGAAGTTAAAAAACAAACAACGGAAAAACCGAAGTCGTCTGAGAACGAAGTGGACAAGAAGAACTCATCGAGCAGCGGTAAGAAACCATCGGATTCCGTTGATTTCGAAGCGGATGATGCAGCGGCAAAGCCGTCTAAAACACCACCGCGTTCGGACAGCGAATCTCCGCGGACGCCAGCGCCGACACCGAATGAGGATCCAGCTGGCATGCTACAACCGCCAGTCAATTCTGCTCCAGTCGGATCGGAAACATCGCCAGCGCTAGATTAA
- a CDS encoding alpha/beta hydrolase, whose protein sequence is MQTYKTFYPTSAPKVGSLLLVHGAGEHIGRYAWAIEQWNRAGYDVLGGDLPGYGRSSGKQKGHIDRFEAYIEAVADWYEELRCRDSVPPYLFGHSLGGLVIARFLETHQPIVRGVVLSSPCFGLSVKVPPWKQSLAKALNVVYPKLTLGSEIDSHLVTRNEQIIKRDETDPYLIKKASVRWYNELLLHMQLNWQQLDRIPQIPLLVHQAGGDRITDKSETKKWVEQLPIGQKWYREWPGLYHEVLNEPERAQVIQEMINWMGRIETTK, encoded by the coding sequence TTGCAAACATATAAAACCTTTTATCCGACATCAGCTCCTAAAGTTGGATCGTTGTTGCTCGTGCATGGAGCTGGCGAACACATTGGCCGATACGCTTGGGCGATCGAACAGTGGAATAGAGCGGGGTATGATGTGCTTGGCGGCGATTTGCCGGGATATGGACGATCAAGCGGCAAACAGAAGGGTCATATCGATCGCTTTGAAGCTTATATCGAGGCCGTTGCTGATTGGTATGAAGAACTCAGGTGTCGCGACTCAGTTCCACCGTATCTGTTTGGTCATAGTTTAGGCGGGCTTGTTATCGCCCGTTTTTTAGAAACGCATCAACCGATCGTTCGCGGCGTTGTTTTATCGTCTCCATGTTTTGGTTTGAGTGTGAAAGTTCCACCGTGGAAACAATCGTTAGCTAAGGCGTTGAATGTTGTGTATCCGAAGTTGACGCTCGGTTCAGAAATTGATTCCCACCTCGTTACGCGTAACGAGCAAATTATAAAACGCGATGAAACGGATCCTTACTTAATCAAAAAAGCGAGTGTGCGTTGGTACAATGAACTCCTGTTGCATATGCAATTAAATTGGCAACAACTTGATCGAATTCCACAGATTCCATTGCTTGTTCATCAAGCGGGAGGGGATCGGATTACGGATAAATCAGAAACAAAAAAGTGGGTGGAGCAGTTACCAATTGGACAGAAATGGTATCGGGAATGGCCTGGGCTTTATCACGAAGTGCTCAATGAACCTGAACGGGCGCAAGTGATTCAGGAGATGATCAACTGGATGGGACGAATAGAAACGACCAAATAA
- a CDS encoding acyl-ACP desaturase, which yields MHLENVDTRLEERLTELYNIHKERAKNIDWSYHEFVPWDKARCFKREPWHESQRTLPFAVYTAVETALLTEVNLPWFTTHLHATFKGALTPIKEFVHTWTAEEDQHSNLLETYLIVTRNANPHELSKLRYRVVELGFESEFTAPTQVMAYTAMQELATMVYYNNVARVAQEHDRDLSTLLRRLAKDESLHYAFYRDAIKAHLDLEPNYIYHIAYVMLNFGMPGKDMPDFEERMKIIGQEANYGPEQYFDQVLDVLVKFWEIDQLKPTDPEAEKARQSILKHHSRLKRIIDRSQSRRQVNLQTE from the coding sequence ATCCATCTAGAAAACGTTGATACGAGATTAGAAGAACGTTTGACAGAATTATATAATATACACAAGGAGAGAGCAAAAAATATCGATTGGAGCTACCACGAATTTGTTCCGTGGGACAAGGCCCGTTGTTTCAAAAGAGAGCCTTGGCATGAAAGCCAACGAACGCTGCCCTTTGCTGTTTATACAGCGGTTGAAACAGCCTTATTAACCGAAGTGAATTTACCATGGTTCACAACACATCTCCACGCGACGTTTAAAGGCGCATTAACACCAATCAAGGAATTCGTGCATACTTGGACTGCTGAGGAAGACCAACACTCAAATCTACTCGAAACATATTTGATTGTAACCAGAAACGCGAATCCCCATGAATTGAGCAAATTGCGTTATCGGGTAGTCGAGCTGGGTTTTGAGTCTGAGTTCACTGCTCCCACACAAGTAATGGCTTATACAGCGATGCAAGAGTTAGCGACAATGGTCTACTACAATAACGTTGCTCGCGTGGCTCAAGAGCACGACCGCGATCTATCTACCCTGTTGCGTCGTCTAGCAAAAGATGAAAGCTTGCACTACGCATTTTACCGTGATGCCATTAAAGCTCATTTAGATTTAGAGCCTAACTATATTTATCACATCGCTTATGTGATGTTAAATTTTGGTATGCCTGGAAAAGACATGCCTGATTTTGAAGAGCGAATGAAAATCATCGGCCAAGAGGCAAATTACGGTCCAGAGCAATATTTTGACCAAGTGCTAGATGTGCTTGTGAAGTTTTGGGAGATCGACCAATTAAAACCGACAGATCCTGAGGCTGAAAAAGCGCGGCAAAGCATCCTTAAGCACCATTCCCGCTTGAAACGAATTATTGATCGTTCTCAGTCACGCAGACAAGTCAATTTACAAACCGAGTAA
- a CDS encoding NAD(P)H-dependent flavin oxidoreductase — protein MKIAHMTPRVPIIQGGMGIAVSLSGLAAAVANAGGIGIISGTGIPHEELIRQIRCARELSGGQGYIGVNVLFAMSDFAETVKVAMREKVDFIISGAGFSRDMYQWGREYDVPIISIVSSGKLARLAQRLGAAAIVAEGCEAGGHLGTDRPLFEILPEVVEAVDIPVIAAGGILTGEDVAKAMAMGAVGVQMGTRFVASEECDAHPSFKQKYVDCGEGQTALVKTTVGLEGRAIINPFIERVIAQERIKIDYCDQCLKVCSFQFCTLDSLKRTVEGDVDNGIIFAGSRVHEIKQILPVQTIIDTIMEELADHLEQQKNAVS, from the coding sequence ATGAAAATTGCGCATATGACGCCACGCGTTCCGATCATTCAGGGAGGAATGGGCATAGCGGTGTCGCTTAGCGGTTTGGCCGCGGCTGTTGCCAATGCAGGGGGGATTGGCATTATTTCTGGAACTGGAATTCCGCATGAAGAATTGATCAGACAAATTCGATGCGCCAGGGAATTAAGCGGCGGACAAGGTTATATTGGTGTAAATGTATTGTTTGCGATGAGTGATTTTGCAGAAACTGTAAAAGTGGCCATGCGCGAAAAGGTTGATTTTATTATATCAGGCGCGGGATTTTCACGAGACATGTACCAGTGGGGAAGAGAGTATGACGTTCCGATTATTTCGATTGTCTCTTCTGGTAAATTGGCGAGATTGGCTCAAAGATTGGGAGCAGCGGCAATCGTGGCCGAAGGTTGTGAAGCAGGCGGTCACCTTGGAACGGATCGACCTTTATTTGAAATCCTACCTGAAGTGGTCGAAGCGGTCGATATCCCGGTGATTGCGGCAGGCGGTATTTTAACAGGTGAAGATGTAGCGAAAGCAATGGCAATGGGAGCTGTCGGCGTACAAATGGGAACGCGTTTTGTCGCCAGCGAAGAATGTGATGCCCATCCTTCATTTAAACAGAAGTATGTTGATTGTGGGGAAGGACAAACCGCGCTTGTCAAAACAACGGTCGGATTAGAGGGGCGAGCGATCATTAATCCGTTTATTGAGCGAGTAATAGCTCAAGAGCGAATTAAAATAGATTATTGTGATCAGTGCTTAAAGGTATGTAGTTTCCAATTTTGTACGCTGGATTCTTTAAAGAGAACGGTCGAAGGAGACGTCGACAACGGAATTATTTTTGCGGGTTCGAGGGTTCATGAAATCAAACAAATTCTGCCCGTACAGACGATCATTGATACGATTATGGAAGAATTAGCCGATCACTTAGAACAACAAAAAAATGCGGTATCTTAA